In a genomic window of Pseudomonas oryzihabitans:
- a CDS encoding NADP-dependent isocitrate dehydrogenase, producing MSTTSKIIYTLTDEAPALATYSLLPIVEAITASSGVALETRDISLAGRIIALFPEYLKEEQRISDHLAELGELATTPEANIVKLPNISASVPQLKAAIKELQGQGYALPDYPDEPKDDKEKDVKARYDKVKGSAVNPVLREGNSDRRAPLSVKNYARKHPHRMGAWSADSKSHVAHMDAHDFYGSERSATIENAGSLKIELIGKDGSVKVLKEKTAVKAGEIVDASTMSRKALASFINAQIEDAKAQGVLFSVHLKATMMKVSDPIMFGVIVGEFYKDVLAKHKAVLKEVGFDRNNGIGDLYARLSSLPEATQAAIKADFDAQYAQRPALAMVNSDKGITNLHVPSDVIVDASMPAMIRDSGKMWNAEGNLQDTKAIIPDRCYAGVYQVVIEDCKKNGAFDPKTMGSVPNVGLMAQKAEEYGSHDKTFQIPVDGTVRVTDDQGKVIFEHPVETGDIWRMCQAKDAPIQDWVKLAVNRARASNTPAIFWLDQNRAHDAQVIAKVERYLKDHDTNGLDIRILSPEDATRVSLERIRKGEDTISVTGNVLRDYLTDLFPIMELGTSAKMLSIVPLMNGGGLFETGAGGSAPKHVQQFVQENHLRWDSLGEFLALAESLNHLGETTGNAKAKVLAKTLDQANGKFLDSNKSPSRKAGELDNRGSHFYLALYWIQALAEQNDDAELKAQFEPVAKSLTADEAKVVAELNGVQGQPVDIGGYYHPDQAKTSQAMRPSATLNAALAQLKG from the coding sequence ATGTCCACCACGTCGAAGATCATCTACACCCTGACCGACGAAGCGCCCGCCCTGGCGACCTATTCGCTGCTCCCCATCGTCGAGGCCATCACCGCCTCGTCCGGCGTCGCCCTCGAAACCCGTGACATCTCCCTTGCCGGCCGCATCATCGCCCTCTTCCCCGAGTATCTGAAGGAAGAGCAGCGCATCTCCGACCACCTCGCCGAACTCGGCGAACTGGCCACCACTCCCGAAGCCAACATCGTCAAGCTGCCCAACATCAGCGCCTCTGTCCCGCAGCTCAAGGCCGCGATCAAGGAGCTGCAGGGCCAGGGTTATGCCCTGCCGGACTACCCGGACGAGCCCAAGGACGACAAGGAAAAGGACGTCAAGGCCCGCTACGACAAGGTCAAGGGCAGTGCCGTGAACCCGGTCCTGCGCGAAGGCAACTCCGACCGTCGCGCGCCCCTGTCGGTCAAGAATTACGCCCGCAAGCATCCCCATCGCATGGGTGCCTGGAGCGCCGACTCCAAGTCCCACGTCGCCCACATGGATGCCCATGACTTCTACGGCAGCGAGCGCTCGGCCACCATCGAGAACGCTGGCAGCCTGAAGATCGAATTGATCGGCAAGGACGGCAGCGTCAAGGTCCTGAAAGAGAAGACCGCGGTCAAGGCCGGCGAGATCGTCGATGCCTCCACCATGAGCCGCAAGGCCCTGGCGAGCTTCATCAACGCCCAGATCGAAGACGCCAAGGCGCAGGGTGTGCTGTTCTCCGTGCACCTGAAGGCCACCATGATGAAGGTCTCCGACCCCATCATGTTCGGTGTCATCGTCGGCGAGTTCTACAAGGACGTGCTGGCCAAGCACAAGGCCGTCCTGAAGGAAGTCGGCTTCGACCGCAACAACGGTATCGGCGACCTCTACGCCCGCCTGTCCAGCCTGCCCGAAGCCACCCAGGCCGCCATCAAGGCCGATTTCGACGCCCAATACGCCCAGCGCCCGGCACTGGCCATGGTCAACTCCGACAAGGGCATCACCAACCTGCACGTGCCGAGCGACGTCATCGTCGACGCCTCCATGCCGGCCATGATCCGTGATTCCGGCAAGATGTGGAACGCCGAAGGCAACCTGCAGGACACCAAGGCCATCATCCCCGACCGCTGCTACGCCGGCGTCTACCAGGTGGTGATCGAGGACTGCAAGAAGAACGGCGCCTTCGATCCGAAAACCATGGGCAGCGTGCCCAATGTCGGCCTGATGGCACAGAAGGCCGAGGAATACGGCTCCCACGACAAGACCTTCCAGATCCCCGTCGACGGCACCGTGCGCGTGACCGACGACCAAGGCAAGGTGATCTTCGAGCACCCGGTCGAAACCGGTGACATCTGGCGTATGTGCCAGGCCAAGGACGCGCCGATCCAGGACTGGGTCAAGCTCGCCGTCAATCGCGCCCGCGCCAGCAACACCCCGGCGATCTTCTGGCTGGACCAGAACCGCGCCCACGACGCCCAGGTCATCGCCAAGGTCGAGCGCTATCTCAAGGACCACGACACCAATGGCCTGGACATCCGTATCCTGTCGCCCGAGGACGCCACCCGCGTCTCCCTGGAGCGCATCCGCAAGGGCGAGGACACCATCTCGGTGACCGGTAACGTCCTGCGTGACTACCTGACCGACCTCTTCCCCATCATGGAACTGGGCACCAGCGCCAAGATGCTGTCCATCGTCCCGCTGATGAATGGCGGCGGCCTGTTCGAGACCGGTGCCGGCGGCTCCGCGCCCAAGCACGTCCAGCAATTCGTGCAGGAAAACCACCTGCGCTGGGACTCCCTGGGCGAATTCCTAGCCCTGGCCGAATCCCTCAACCACCTGGGCGAGACCACCGGTAACGCCAAGGCCAAGGTGCTGGCCAAGACCCTGGATCAGGCCAACGGCAAGTTCCTCGACAGCAACAAGTCGCCGTCGCGCAAAGCCGGTGAACTGGACAACCGTGGCAGCCACTTCTACCTGGCGCTGTACTGGATCCAGGCGCTGGCAGAGCAGAACGACGACGCCGAGCTGAAAGCCCAGTTCGAACCGGTAGCCAAGTCGCTGACCGCCGACGAAGCCAAGGTGGTCGCCGAGCTGAACGGCGTCCAGGGCCAGCCGGTGGACATCGGTGGCTACTACCACCCCGACCAGGCCAAGACCAGCCAGGCTATGCGTCCGAGCGCCACGCTCAACGCTGCCCTGGCCCAGCTCAAGGGCTGA
- the mnmA gene encoding tRNA 2-thiouridine(34) synthase MnmA: MNGTRVIVGMSGGVDSSVSALLLKEQGYQVEGLFMKNWDEDDGTEYCTAKEDLADAQAVCDRIGIKLHTANFAAEYWDNVFEHFLAEYKAGRTPNPDILCNREIKFKAFLDYALALGADLIATGHYVRRRDVDGQTLLLKGLDANKDQSYFLHAVGGEQLARTLFPVGELEKPEVRAIAELHGLATARKKDSTGICFIGERRFSDFLKQYLPAQPGDIETTTGEVIGRHHGLMYHTIGQRQGLGIGGMKDAGDEPWYVLAKDLTRNVLVVGQGNAHPWLFAEALTVGEMFWVNDLDLAQPRRLTAKVRYRQQDQPCQIERQGAGYRVVFDEPQRAVTPGQSVVFYDGDVCLGGGVIEHTVPACAEAPAA, translated from the coding sequence GTGAACGGCACCCGCGTCATCGTCGGCATGTCCGGCGGAGTGGATTCCTCGGTCTCGGCCCTATTGCTCAAGGAGCAGGGCTATCAGGTCGAGGGCCTGTTCATGAAGAACTGGGACGAGGACGACGGCACCGAGTACTGCACCGCCAAGGAAGACCTGGCCGACGCCCAGGCGGTCTGCGACCGCATCGGCATCAAGCTGCACACGGCCAACTTCGCCGCCGAGTACTGGGACAATGTCTTCGAGCACTTCCTCGCCGAATACAAGGCTGGCCGGACACCGAACCCGGACATCCTCTGCAACCGCGAAATTAAGTTCAAGGCCTTCCTCGACTATGCCCTGGCTCTGGGCGCCGACCTGATCGCCACCGGCCACTACGTGCGCCGCCGCGACGTCGACGGCCAGACCCTGCTGCTCAAGGGCCTGGATGCGAACAAGGACCAGAGCTACTTCCTCCACGCCGTGGGCGGCGAGCAACTGGCGCGCACCCTCTTCCCGGTGGGCGAACTGGAAAAACCCGAGGTCCGCGCCATCGCCGAACTGCATGGCCTGGCCACCGCGCGCAAGAAGGATTCCACCGGCATCTGCTTCATCGGCGAGCGGCGCTTCAGCGACTTCCTCAAGCAGTACCTGCCAGCCCAGCCGGGCGATATCGAGACCACCACCGGCGAAGTCATCGGCCGCCACCATGGCCTGATGTACCACACCATCGGCCAGCGCCAGGGGCTGGGCATCGGCGGCATGAAGGACGCCGGTGACGAGCCCTGGTACGTGCTGGCCAAGGACCTGACCCGTAACGTGCTGGTCGTCGGCCAGGGCAATGCCCATCCCTGGCTGTTCGCCGAGGCCCTGACCGTCGGCGAGATGTTCTGGGTCAACGACCTGGACCTCGCCCAGCCGCGTCGCCTCACCGCCAAGGTCCGCTATCGCCAGCAAGACCAGCCCTGCCAGATCGAGCGCCAGGGCGCCGGCTACCGAGTGGTGTTCGACGAACCCCAGCGGGCGGTGACCCCCGGCCAGTCGGTGGTCTTCTACGACGGCGACGTCTGCCTGGGCGGCGGCGTGATCGAACACACCGTACCCGCCTGCGCCGAGGCGCCTGCCGCATGA
- a CDS encoding NUDIX hydrolase, whose protein sequence is MDWHAHVTVATVVEDAGRFLLVEEEKQGRLVLNQPAGHLEPGESLIEAAYRETLEETAWRVEIQGVIGIGLYTAPSNGVTYYRTAFHAQPVAHEAERALDADITRAVWLTLDEIRAEQARLRSPLVLDAIEKYLGGHRYPLSMIVDMRGF, encoded by the coding sequence ATGGATTGGCACGCCCACGTCACCGTGGCCACCGTGGTGGAAGACGCCGGCCGTTTTCTGCTGGTCGAGGAAGAGAAACAGGGCCGCCTGGTGCTCAATCAGCCAGCCGGGCATCTGGAGCCGGGCGAGAGCCTGATCGAGGCGGCCTATCGTGAAACGCTGGAAGAGACCGCCTGGCGGGTAGAGATCCAAGGCGTGATCGGCATCGGGCTGTATACCGCGCCGAGCAATGGCGTCACCTACTACCGCACCGCCTTCCATGCCCAGCCAGTGGCTCATGAAGCCGAGCGCGCCCTGGACGCCGACATCACCCGTGCGGTGTGGCTGACCCTCGACGAGATCCGCGCCGAGCAGGCCCGGCTACGCAGTCCGCTGGTCTTGGACGCCATCGAGAAATACCTGGGCGGACACCGCTATCCCCTGTCGATGATCGTAGATATGAGAGGTTTTTGA